One genomic window of Hyperolius riggenbachi isolate aHypRig1 chromosome 7, aHypRig1.pri, whole genome shotgun sequence includes the following:
- the SNN gene encoding stannin: MSIVDHSPTTGVVTVIVILIAIAALGALILGCWCYLRLQKISQSEDEESIVGEGETKEPFLLVQYSAKGPLMEKKTKLTPNGTESHS; this comes from the coding sequence ATGTCTATTGTGGACCATAGCCCCACCACAGGGGTCGTTACAGTAATAGTCATTCTTATTGCCATCGCAGCCCTCGGTGCCTTAATTCTCGGATGTTGGTGTTATCTTCGCCTACAGaagatcagccaatcagaggatgaGGAGAGCATTGTTGGCGAGGGAGAGACCAAAGAGCCTTTTCTCTTGGTTCAGTATTCTGCCAAAGGACCTCTAATGGAGAAGAAAACCAAGCTAACTCCTAATGGCACTGAATCCCATAGCTGA